The window GTTCTCCATGATGTCGAACTCGCCGATGGCGGGCCAGTTCCACCAGTTGCCGCGGTAGGGGCCGCCGAGCGCCCAGAAGGCAGGCCAGTAGCCGAGCGCGGCGGCGCCGGTGACGTTCGGCATCTGGATCCGGCTCTCGATCCGCAGGACGCCGCCGGCCGGGGGCTTGAAGTCGGTGCGCTGGGTTTCGATCCGCGCCGACGTCCAGTTGCCGGAGCCGTCGCGCAACGGCGTGATGCGGAGGTTGCCGGCGCCGTCCAGGGAGAGGTTCGACGGGCTCGCCGTGTAGTTCTGGATCTCGCCGGTGCCCCAGTTGGCGGGGCCGCCGGGGTAGGAGTGACCGGTGTCGACGATCCAGTTGGCGCCGGAGGGCAGGGCGCCGGAGCTACCGGTGAAGTCGTCGGCGAAGACGGTGGTCCAGCCCGACTCCGGCGGCGGGATCGACGCGGCGGCGGGCAGGGTCAGCGGGATGGCGATGAGCGCGGCGCCGAGCACGGCACCGATGGCGAGTCTTCGGGAGTGGGGCATCGGGTACGACCTCCTCGTCGGCCGGATTTGTTGCCGATCGCAACAAAGCCCGTTCACGAGGAAACCCGACGCCCCATGGGGAACTCCAGAGACGTTACGCAGCTAGAGTGATCCAGGTCACAAAGTCTGCCCGGAAGTACCCAAACCGGACAGCGAACTCAGAGACCGAAGCGGGACCACGCCGCCTTCTGCGTCACCGCCTCCAGTACCGCCGACGCCGCGGCCGGTGCTCCGATGCCCAGGCGGGCGAGCAGGGCCTTCTTCGGCTCGGCCACCGAGATCTCCGCGGCCGGGTACCGCTCGGTGACGATCTGGCGGAGGCTGCCCAGGCCGTCGATCAGGCCCAGCTCCTGCGCCTTCGCGCCCAGCCAGACGTCGCCGGTGAAGAGGTCCTCGGCGTCGTTCAGGCGGTCGCCGCGGCGCTCCTTCACCCAGCTCACGAACAGCTCGTGGAGCTGGGTGTGCATCTTCTTCAGCCACTCGACGTCTTCGGGCTTCTCCGGCGAGAACGGATCGAGGCGCGACTTGTTCGCGCCCGCCGTGTGCAGCCGGCGCTCGATGCCGAACCGCTCGAGGAGCCCGGTGAAGCCGAAGCCGCCGCTGATCACGCCGATCGAGCCCACCATCGACGTCCGGTGCGCGTAGATCTCGTCGGCCGCGCAAGCCAGCCAGTACCCGCCCGATGCGGCGACGTCCTCGCAGAACGCCAGTACCGGCACGCCCTTCTCGTCGGCCAGCTGCCGGATCCGCTCGGCGACCAGCCCGGACTGCGTCGGCGCGCCGCCCGGCGAGTTGATCAGCAGCGCGACGGCCTTCAGCCGGTCGTGGCCGAACGCCCTGGTCAACGCCGATTCGACGGCGGCGAGGTTGATCGCGCCCCTGGCCAGCGGGGACGGCGACGGCGTGATCACGCCGTGCAGCTTCACCACGGCCACGACGTCCTTGCGCTCCACGCGGTCGGCGAGCACCGGGATCCGCGAAGCCAGCTTGTCCGTAACGCTCATAACGCCAGGTTAGCGGGATTCAGCCCATGGGGAGGATGCCGGAGCGCGTGCCGTTGACGCCGTTCACCTCGGTGCCGTTCAGCTGGGCCGGGCCGCCCTGGGCCGGCACGTCGGCGTCGTCTTCGGCGCTGTAGTCCGGCATGTTCGGCCGGACGCCCGGGACGAACTTGGGCACCCGCAGCGTCACCTTCATGCCCGCGCCGGGCGCGGTCTCCACCATCACCGCGTAGTCGCTGCCGAAGACCTGCT of the Amycolatopsis sp. NBC_01488 genome contains:
- a CDS encoding S49 family peptidase, translated to MSVTDKLASRIPVLADRVERKDVVAVVKLHGVITPSPSPLARGAINLAAVESALTRAFGHDRLKAVALLINSPGGAPTQSGLVAERIRQLADEKGVPVLAFCEDVAASGGYWLACAADEIYAHRTSMVGSIGVISGGFGFTGLLERFGIERRLHTAGANKSRLDPFSPEKPEDVEWLKKMHTQLHELFVSWVKERRGDRLNDAEDLFTGDVWLGAKAQELGLIDGLGSLRQIVTERYPAAEISVAEPKKALLARLGIGAPAAASAVLEAVTQKAAWSRFGL